Part of the Methanolobus chelungpuianus genome is shown below.
GATGTGTACTGTCTGATGGTCGTCAGATAATATCAAGTAAACTTTCTTATCTTAAGTGCACTTTTATAAAAAGGCTTTAGCAGTTGACCGGGGTATTTCTCTGGCGATACAGATTTCAGTGTTTCATTAAAACATTTTAACAGATATGAATGATTATCGTTCAAACACTTATTATCTATTTAAGTAACATGTGTCTACGGTAAAGTGAATCGTTATGTTTATTTACCATAACATGGTACCTCTATTAGCTCTAATCAATTCTACTTGATTTCGCAATGTTGGTAAAAAGGAAGGTGATCTCAGTTGCATATATTCGAAGGGTTCCTACCCTCTCCCTGGTGGCAGATCTGGTTTGCTGTCTCCATTCCCGTTATAATATATGGTATGTATCAGATGAACAAACTTGTGAGCGAGAGGCGCGAAGTGGTGCCTCTGCTTGCTGTTGCGGGCGCTTTCATATTCGTGCTGTCTTCCCTCAAGCTTCCTTCTGCGGTCACCATGAGCTCTTCTCACCCAACCGGTACAGGAATGGCTGCAATACTCTTTGGTCCAGCCATCACTTCTGTCCTGGGAGTCATCGTACTGCTCTACCAGTCACTCTTCCTCGCACACGGCGGTCTGACGACCCTTGGAGCAAACACCGCATCCATGGCAATAATCGGTCCCGTAGTAGCTTATGTGTTCTACAGGTCAGCTTCCAAAGCCGGAATGAACTTTTACCTGAATATCTTCCTTGCGACAGCTCTTGCCGATCTTGCAACTTATGTGATCACATCAGTTCAACTTGCCCTGGCCTTCCCTTCGGAGGTGGGCGGTGTCTATGCATCGTTCACAAAATTCGCCCTGATCTTTGCTGTAACCCAAATACCTCTCGCAGCTGTTGAAGGAGCTCTGACCGCACTTATCATGAAATATGTGGTGCAGATCAAGAGCGAGGTGCTTGTGGACCTGAATGTTCTCAGCTCTGCAGCTGTTACAAAGATCAAGGAGGCAATGGAATGAAGCTTGAGTACATTGTGGGTATTGTACTTGTCCTCTTTGTAGCCCAGTTCCTCTATGGACTTGTGATGAACCCTGATTCCGAGTTCAGTGGTGCGGACAGTGCAGCCGAGGACGTGATAGCTGAGATCAATCCTGATTATGAGCCCTGGTTCGGTGGGATCGGCTTCGAGCCTCCGGGCGGAGAGACCGAAAGCCTTCTATTTGCACTTCAGGCTGCTATCGGGTCTTTGATAATAGGATATACTCTGGGCTATTACAGGGGAAAGAACAAAGTCAACTAGCTGATGTAACTGTATTGGCGCTCACCCTTTTACGCTTTTTATGAGCACTCCGTCTCTGGTTTTTGCTATTGGTGTAGAATTCGTATGGTGGTTGGTACGCCGGATTGATGTTCTATTATTTTGTTATTCCTATTGCTATTGATTTCTTGATGTTGGGTTGACGAAAAACTTATCTATGAAGCAACCTCTGTTATTCTGGCTTATCTGGGGCCGATTATAATTTATCTATACAAAAACTGCTCCCGGATAAAACGTGGTAATATATGGTAAACATTCTTGATGATTATGCGCTGATGAGCCCTTTAAGGTACAGGAATAACTGGCTCAAGCTATCCATAGTTACCTTCGGTATTCTCACAGGTGTATCTTCCACATCTCCTTTCACCCCTTTGATCATTGCCTGGTGCATGGGCTTTGCCACTGTGTATTTTGGCAGGACACCCCTTAAGTTCTATCTGAAGCTGCTCGCCCTGCCGGCAGGTTTTGTGTTAACGAGCGCCGTTATAATAGCTTTCTTCTTCGGTACAGGGGATACCCTGTTCTCGTTCGATATTGCGGGATACACCCTTGCAGTAAAGAGCGGTGGCCTGAATATGGCACTTCTTGTACTCTCAAGGACCATCGGCGGCATGTCTTGCCTGTTCTTCCTCTCCCTCACGACCCCCATGGTGGAACTGTTTGCAGTGCTGAAGGCAACCCGCTTCCCAGACTCTTTCGTGGAGATAGCCATGATGATGTATCGCTATATCTTTGTCTTCCTTGAGGTTGCAATGGGAATCAGGTATGCACAGACGGTGCGTCTTGGTTACCGGGATCTCAGGACGTCCTTCAGGTCGCTGGTCATGCTTGGCACCAACCTCTTCATACGCTCCTGGGAGCAGGGCGAGAAGCTGTACCTTTCCATGAATTCCAGATGTTACGACGGCAAGATGATACTGCTGGAGGAGAAAAGGCCGGTGAGGATGCCGGAAGTCCTGCTTACATGCGGCTATTTTGTGCTGGTGCTGGTTGTCTTCTATCTTACAAGAGGTATAACCCTTATATGAGGTGAAAAAATGGTCGTTCTGGAAACAAAGGATCTCAGTTACTCTTATCCTGACGGTACCCTTGCCCTTGAGGATATCAACATAAAGATCGAGAAGGGAAAGAAGATCGCATTTGTAGGGCGCAACGGCTCCGGTAAATCAACCCTGTTCATGGCACTGAACGGGACCCACCGTCCGCAGAAAGGCCAGGTGCTCTATCACGGCGAGCCTCTCAGGTATGATTCAAAATCCCTGCGCGAGGTGCGGAAGAATGTGGGCATAGTTTTCCAGAACTCCGATGACCAGATATTCGCACCGACCATCTACCAGGATGTGGCCTTCGGACCTATCAATCTTGGATATCCGAAAGAGAAGGTTGAAAAGATAGTTACTGACACCCTGGAATATGTGGGCCTGACCCATCTGAAGAACAAGCCTCCTCACCATCTCAGCGGAGGACAGAAAAAGAGGGTTGCCATCGCAGGCATAGTCGCCATGGACCCCGAGATCATCATTCTCGACGAGCCTCTCTCCAATCTTGACCCGGTGGGTGCTGACGAGGTCATGGACCTGCTCAACGAACTGAACTACTTTGGCAAGACCATTATCATCTCCACTCATGACGTGGATCTGGCATACAGCTGGGCGGACTATGTTTTTCTAATGAACAACCGCAGGGTTATCAGTGAAGGTGTTCCGGAAGACATATTCAGGCAGACGGAAAACCTCAAGGCTGCTTACCTGAGGAAACCTGTCACTCTTGAGATATATGAGGAGATCAAAAAGAGGGGCCTTGCGAAGATCAAGAGCTGTCCCCGCGACATCCCGGACCTTGTGCAGACTCTGCGTTCCCAGCACCTGATGTGGGTGGACGTCCCTCCCGAGGTTGAAGTGGGCGACACCATAAACCTGGGGATACTCTATGGCGAATATGCCATGGATTCCATGTACGAGGCCATCAACTGCCGCGTGCTGCATATCCATGAGGAAGGCCTTGCCATAGTGGAAATGGACCGAAAGGCCCTCAGGGCAGGTTCTATCGGCATCTATGACACCTCCAGGTACTCTCACGATGAACTGATGCGTATCATCAAAAGAGATGGCATAGAATGCGTGGGGGCCATGGGTAAGAAAAGCAAGCTGATCGCTGAAGAGAATGACATCTATATTCATGTCACTTCAGGTGTTATCGACCGCTCTATCCTCAATGCTCTATCCGGGCAGAGGTGCCTCATTCTTACTCACGACGGCATGGTGGAGCATGCGCTGGACCGTATCAGGGGCTATATGGAAAAGAGCGGTATAAATATTCCTGTAAGCGTTGCTAACCCCCGGGCGGAAAAGTAAGTGCATGAAGTCTCATAAGACGCTAATGCCTGTGCAAATGGCGAAGTGATTCAATGCCGGCATGCACGTCTCCCGGCTGGCATTTATTCATCCGCGTGTTTAACATTTTCATCAGGTCTTCTGCTCAGTGAATGCTACGGTCCGGTTGAGAGCTTGCATAGGTGTTTTTCTTTTTATCTATGATGTCTTCTCACGGTTTCATAGAATAGTCCTCTTGTCTGTTTTTATTTAGTTCATGATCGACTGCAATCAATAGAGTAACACTTTACCAGGGCACAATAACATACTTATTAATAAGCCTTATATAAATGAAAAGCAATTAAGTATTACTAGGTAACACTCAAACCTACGGAGTTTAAATACTCCTGCATGAAAGGTGATCATAAATCATGGAATTATTATCATTTGGAACGAATATAATCTCGCCTGATCTTAACTTTCTGATGCTTATCTCTGCATTCCTTCTCGGTGCATTACATGCGCTTGAACCAGGCCATGGAAAATCGATCATGGCAGTCTTTGTCATGGGTACGGATGCAGATGTAAAAGATGCCCTTCTCCTTGGGCTGACTATCGTTTTCTCTCACGTTATAGTTGTGATGGCTTTAGGTGTTGCATCTATCTATCTCGTGGAAACCCTGAATGTCGATCTGACTCACGATATCATGAGCCTTATGGGCGGAGCCATACTGATAGCTGTGGGGTTATGGATATTAAGAAAATTCTATCACCCTCATGAGCATGTCATCGATACAAAGAAAGGTATTATCGCAATAGGGCTTTCCACTGGCCTGATACCATGCCCCGCAGCGCTCGCCATCTTGCTCCTCAGCCTTTCAAATGACCAGGTGTATAATGGTCTTTTCTATGTGCTCGTATTCAGCATAGGTCTGGCAATAGCTATAACGTCCCTGTCCATCATCTTCGTTAAAGGGAAAGGTTTCCTTGAGGGCTATGTCAGCAGTAGGAGCATCAGCAGGCTTCCCCTTGTGAGCGGGTCGCTTATAGTCCTGATAGGTGTACTCACGCTGATCCACCCGGTAATGGAACACCTGGCACCGGGCATTCATATTTAAGAATGATGATGCCAGGGAATTTCAAACACTGGCGTATGTTCTTTGCAGGAGGAGGGCATCACCTTCATTATCGGGGCTCTCGCATATCAGAAGGCCCCTTGCCCTGAATTCCTTCAAGGCCTTCATCAGTTCTGCGTACGCAAGGTCTGATTCCCTGAGATTGAGATGATTCCTCTCTCCTTTCTCCCCGTACTCAATTCCTGATACATGCATGTGCATGTCACACAGCCCCTCCCTGCCCAGTGTTTCCTCCACCGTGGCAAGTATATCGGAAAATTCCTCGTAGGAGTTCTCATTTCCGTTGCTTCTGGCATGCAGATGTGCAAAATCGATGCAGGGGAGCACTCCTTCTATCTCGCTGCTCAGGCGCAGTGTCTCACTGAGGGATCCGAACTGCGTTGGCTTGCCTGTGGTCTCGGGCCTCAGGACAACAGGTATGCTCTTGTCCTCAAGCCGCGATGTGAGTGCTTTGAGAAGGACAGAAACCCTGTCATGCACCTTCCCGGGCGTATCCTCATGATAGTAGGCAGGATGGAAAACAATATTCCTTGCCCCGCACAGGCTTCCTGTCCTTGCGGCTGCGTATATCCTCTCTATACTTGCATCTACCTTTTCGGGTTCTGCGGAGTTGAGATTGATATAGTAGGGTGCATGCACGCTCAGGGCAACATTCGTTTTATCCGCTTTCTCAAGAACGCTTTTTGCGCTCTTCTCTCCCATCTTTACTCCCCGGACGAACTCCAGCTCCATGCAGCCGAGTCCCACATCCCGGATCCTTTCTATTCCGCTGATGCTGGTACCTTTAAGGGAGCCCCCTGGTGTGCCTGCAGTTCCAAATAACAGGGCAGCAGGCTTCTTACTGCTCATACCAACCCGAGTTTTGCCTTAAGTTCCTTTTCCCTTTCAGGTGATATTCTCTCTCTGACAAATTCCATGAAGGACTCGACATCCTCATCTTCAAGGGAGCGGATGTCCTCCTTATCCTCCATGGCAAGGCCCACTAGATAATCAAGCTCCGTAGCATCAAGCCTCTCCAGCCGGTTTCTGAAGTCTTCTGCAGACTGTGCTATCCTGTGGGATATAGGTCTGAGTATGAAGGGGTAGTTGTGCCCCATGCCGGACATCGTGCTGCCGCCGGCTTCGGGTGCAAGCTTGTCGAATATCTGTTTGTCCATCTGTGAGAATTCTCTGCTCATGAAGTTTAGTTGGAAAAGAAGGTTAATAAAATTATGTACATTTGATATCAGTGAATAATATGCCCGTGAATGTCTATTTCTCCCCGGACTATCCTGGTGGAGGAAATACGTTCACTGTCCTCTGCCAGTACAAAACCTATTTTAACTATCTCAATTGGTCTCATTCCCTTTCCTTCCCGGATACTATTGATCCTGAGCGCCACGGGATAGGTCTCAGGGGAGACAACAATATGATCGTAGTCCTCGTCAAGGGTCCTGCCATAGGGATCGTTAAGTTCGATGATCCTGTATTGTGTGTTCCCCGGAATTCCCTTCAGGTGTTCAAGCAGTTGGGATTTCCGTTGGGAGTAGTCCGGTATAGCGCGGTTTCGGC
Proteins encoded:
- the cbiQ gene encoding cobalt ECF transporter T component CbiQ → MVNILDDYALMSPLRYRNNWLKLSIVTFGILTGVSSTSPFTPLIIAWCMGFATVYFGRTPLKFYLKLLALPAGFVLTSAVIIAFFFGTGDTLFSFDIAGYTLAVKSGGLNMALLVLSRTIGGMSCLFFLSLTTPMVELFAVLKATRFPDSFVEIAMMMYRYIFVFLEVAMGIRYAQTVRLGYRDLRTSFRSLVMLGTNLFIRSWEQGEKLYLSMNSRCYDGKMILLEEKRPVRMPEVLLTCGYFVLVLVVFYLTRGITLI
- a CDS encoding energy-coupling factor ABC transporter permease, with translation MHIFEGFLPSPWWQIWFAVSIPVIIYGMYQMNKLVSERREVVPLLAVAGAFIFVLSSLKLPSAVTMSSSHPTGTGMAAILFGPAITSVLGVIVLLYQSLFLAHGGLTTLGANTASMAIIGPVVAYVFYRSASKAGMNFYLNIFLATALADLATYVITSVQLALAFPSEVGGVYASFTKFALIFAVTQIPLAAVEGALTALIMKYVVQIKSEVLVDLNVLSSAAVTKIKEAME
- a CDS encoding phosphopantetheine adenylyltransferase, producing the protein MAKVAIGGTFECLHDGHRELLRRAFELADGGQVDIGLTSNEMASRRNRAIPDYSQRKSQLLEHLKGIPGNTQYRIIELNDPYGRTLDEDYDHIVVSPETYPVALRINSIREGKGMRPIEIVKIGFVLAEDSERISSTRIVRGEIDIHGHIIH
- a CDS encoding energy-coupling factor ABC transporter substrate-binding protein translates to MKLEYIVGIVLVLFVAQFLYGLVMNPDSEFSGADSAAEDVIAEINPDYEPWFGGIGFEPPGGETESLLFALQAAIGSLIIGYTLGYYRGKNKVN
- a CDS encoding energy-coupling factor ABC transporter ATP-binding protein, whose translation is MVVLETKDLSYSYPDGTLALEDINIKIEKGKKIAFVGRNGSGKSTLFMALNGTHRPQKGQVLYHGEPLRYDSKSLREVRKNVGIVFQNSDDQIFAPTIYQDVAFGPINLGYPKEKVEKIVTDTLEYVGLTHLKNKPPHHLSGGQKKRVAIAGIVAMDPEIIILDEPLSNLDPVGADEVMDLLNELNYFGKTIIISTHDVDLAYSWADYVFLMNNRRVISEGVPEDIFRQTENLKAAYLRKPVTLEIYEEIKKRGLAKIKSCPRDIPDLVQTLRSQHLMWVDVPPEVEVGDTINLGILYGEYAMDSMYEAINCRVLHIHEEGLAIVEMDRKALRAGSIGIYDTSRYSHDELMRIIKRDGIECVGAMGKKSKLIAEENDIYIHVTSGVIDRSILNALSGQRCLILTHDGMVEHALDRIRGYMEKSGINIPVSVANPRAEK
- a CDS encoding sulfite exporter TauE/SafE family protein, with amino-acid sequence MELLSFGTNIISPDLNFLMLISAFLLGALHALEPGHGKSIMAVFVMGTDADVKDALLLGLTIVFSHVIVVMALGVASIYLVETLNVDLTHDIMSLMGGAILIAVGLWILRKFYHPHEHVIDTKKGIIAIGLSTGLIPCPAALAILLLSLSNDQVYNGLFYVLVFSIGLAIAITSLSIIFVKGKGFLEGYVSSRSISRLPLVSGSLIVLIGVLTLIHPVMEHLAPGIHI
- a CDS encoding TIM barrel protein yields the protein MSSKKPAALLFGTAGTPGGSLKGTSISGIERIRDVGLGCMELEFVRGVKMGEKSAKSVLEKADKTNVALSVHAPYYINLNSAEPEKVDASIERIYAAARTGSLCGARNIVFHPAYYHEDTPGKVHDRVSVLLKALTSRLEDKSIPVVLRPETTGKPTQFGSLSETLRLSSEIEGVLPCIDFAHLHARSNGNENSYEEFSDILATVEETLGREGLCDMHMHVSGIEYGEKGERNHLNLRESDLAYAELMKALKEFRARGLLICESPDNEGDALLLQRTYASV